A window from Pseudobacteriovorax antillogorgiicola encodes these proteins:
- a CDS encoding serine hydrolase domain-containing protein, with amino-acid sequence MGLRYHLKFFSMGCLLFSAACQESSHSNLHASNSPDFAEIMQNSLDDYIHFTGEPGIAMSINLPQGISWQGASGVSNIKTQAPLSPNDLMEIGSNTKTFVSVVTLQLAEEGLINLEDPLAKHLPQYSKWSDITIRQLLQMSAGIPDYSQAEDLVAQLFPNISRSWSPEEIINLIYESPLDYSPGEDCSYSQTNYIVLGLLIETVTGQPLAQEFRTRIFDPLELQETFYGVQEEISVPQTVGYSTLSGIQNTLVRLLKPKAVISDQLVAMTQVLDSSIAGASGAISSSAGDLRTFTEALFIGNRLLSDNSKAEMMAFQECKLGYLPLDYGLGLMRWQTSQGTAIGHGGATPLGFRSTMLFEAETKLAVTYEGNYDQGQIYNLLNQHLKLVKSDKKPQVQKACPIPDQLHSASSPYSIRFSIKGTLNDAPNNGNFWGEDYLSNIESFRFKPFHGQKRETFYNTISLTLSDDNAPSKIQVVASAFEDKDGPDSNSSSLLPPFKPCLQSGLRSLPGCNDSEPGASGLIINIDEKWLEEAASNSRGIIEINDISKAAAIVLRESWIVAEGDDDKPNGYIRSCVEAISDPYQTSRLYTCGDAPDKIALGKTVRLHGSLNLTDDPEIVSAILKSEDPNKETCTCRSFEDEPIACP; translated from the coding sequence ATGGGACTTCGTTATCACCTCAAGTTCTTCTCGATGGGTTGCCTTCTTTTTAGTGCAGCCTGCCAAGAATCATCACACTCAAACCTCCACGCAAGCAACTCACCTGACTTCGCTGAGATTATGCAAAATTCCTTGGATGACTATATCCACTTCACAGGTGAGCCAGGTATCGCTATGAGCATCAACCTGCCTCAAGGCATCAGTTGGCAAGGGGCAAGCGGTGTCTCCAACATAAAAACTCAGGCTCCCTTATCACCTAACGACCTGATGGAGATTGGCAGCAATACTAAAACCTTTGTATCAGTAGTGACTCTTCAACTTGCTGAAGAGGGACTGATCAATCTAGAAGATCCCCTCGCCAAGCACCTACCGCAATACTCCAAGTGGAGTGATATCACCATCAGGCAGTTGCTACAGATGTCTGCAGGTATTCCTGATTACTCTCAAGCCGAAGATTTGGTTGCTCAGCTTTTCCCCAACATTAGCCGTAGCTGGTCGCCAGAGGAGATCATTAATCTCATCTATGAAAGCCCCTTGGATTACTCTCCAGGCGAAGACTGTAGCTACTCTCAAACGAACTATATAGTTTTGGGATTACTTATTGAGACCGTGACAGGGCAGCCCCTTGCTCAGGAGTTTAGAACTAGAATTTTTGATCCGCTAGAACTACAAGAAACTTTCTATGGTGTCCAAGAAGAGATCTCTGTTCCCCAAACCGTTGGCTATTCTACTCTAAGTGGGATTCAAAATACCCTCGTCCGACTGCTAAAGCCTAAAGCTGTGATTTCTGATCAACTGGTAGCTATGACGCAAGTGTTAGACTCAAGTATCGCTGGCGCTAGCGGAGCAATTTCTAGTAGTGCTGGTGATCTTCGCACCTTCACAGAAGCATTGTTCATAGGCAATCGCCTTCTTTCCGATAACTCAAAGGCTGAAATGATGGCCTTTCAGGAATGCAAACTCGGATATCTACCCCTAGACTACGGCCTTGGCCTCATGCGCTGGCAAACTAGCCAGGGAACCGCTATTGGTCACGGTGGCGCCACACCACTGGGCTTTCGATCGACGATGCTATTCGAGGCAGAGACCAAACTGGCTGTTACCTATGAAGGGAACTACGATCAGGGGCAGATTTATAATCTACTTAATCAACACCTTAAACTAGTTAAGTCCGACAAGAAACCTCAAGTGCAGAAAGCCTGCCCCATTCCTGACCAGCTTCATAGCGCCTCAAGTCCCTATTCGATTCGATTTAGTATCAAAGGTACTCTCAACGACGCTCCGAATAACGGTAATTTTTGGGGTGAAGACTACCTTAGCAACATAGAAAGCTTTCGATTCAAGCCGTTTCACGGTCAAAAGCGTGAGACATTTTATAATACCATTAGCTTAACACTCTCAGATGATAATGCTCCCTCTAAGATACAAGTCGTTGCTTCAGCTTTTGAGGATAAAGATGGGCCCGACTCAAACTCATCAAGCCTACTTCCGCCCTTTAAACCATGTCTGCAATCAGGATTAAGAAGCCTACCAGGTTGTAATGATAGTGAGCCTGGAGCAAGTGGCTTAATTATCAATATCGACGAGAAGTGGCTCGAAGAAGCTGCAAGCAACAGTCGAGGGATCATCGAAATCAACGATATATCCAAGGCTGCTGCAATAGTTTTAAGGGAGTCATGGATTGTTGCGGAAGGCGATGATGACAAACCCAATGGCTATATAAGATCTTGTGTTGAAGCGATAAGCGATCCGTACCAGACCTCGCGCCTCTACACCTGTGGTGACGCCCCAGATAAGATCGCACTTGGCAAAACCGTTCGCTTACATGGTTCATTGAATCTGACTGATGATCCCGAAATCGTTTCGGCAATCTTAAAAAGTGAAGATCCCAACAAAGAGACATGTACTTGTCGTAGTTTTGAAGACGAGCCCATCGCCTGCCCTTAA
- a CDS encoding sensor histidine kinase: MLENKVIQKYRFQYLKLSLDLAILSYLIIYLLNIFVESYQHNQLIFHTFSILVFLGLRLSFHRLPMLIAWLLIVLGFLNLSLTILKSGPDINHEGFIVLPVLILASVFILGIRPGLIIYFISVLFTGSIWFYAYDSEMFSPHHHNLFLTRIVALTLTLVASYYFDALSTRCLNEISKSRKIMEQNERLSSLGMMAGGIAHEISNPLAISKGSLAIIQQEKLTPQKKAHWLEKMDHALQRIEEIVASIRMFSNNHNDQKILPIDLHHVFSEVFSEVQDRACRLEIQIEAHPSSRPIVCNHFHLSAILKTCIENSLDAIEKHGPSRNGKVKVIQYEGMDSRQLHIVDNASLPPDTTLDHVFDPFYTTKDIGKGMGLNLTLVHSIIALYGWSIEANRDKEVTTFTISMTEKDASEMIPLAG; encoded by the coding sequence ATGCTCGAAAACAAAGTTATTCAGAAATATCGCTTTCAATACTTGAAGTTGAGTCTTGATTTAGCAATTCTGAGCTACCTTATTATCTATCTCCTTAACATCTTTGTCGAATCCTATCAGCACAATCAGTTGATATTTCATACCTTCAGCATCCTTGTATTCCTAGGTTTGCGTTTGAGTTTTCACCGGCTGCCGATGCTCATAGCTTGGCTACTGATCGTTCTCGGCTTCCTCAATCTTTCGCTTACTATTTTAAAATCAGGACCAGATATAAATCATGAGGGCTTTATCGTCCTTCCCGTATTGATATTGGCCTCAGTTTTTATCTTAGGGATTAGGCCAGGGCTAATTATTTACTTTATATCCGTGCTTTTCACAGGCAGTATCTGGTTCTATGCTTACGATAGCGAGATGTTTTCCCCTCATCATCACAACCTATTCCTCACCCGAATCGTTGCCCTCACACTAACCCTTGTGGCCAGCTACTATTTTGATGCATTGTCCACTCGCTGTCTGAATGAAATCTCAAAATCACGAAAGATCATGGAGCAGAATGAACGCTTGTCTTCACTTGGAATGATGGCCGGCGGTATAGCCCATGAAATTAGTAACCCGCTCGCGATTTCCAAAGGCAGTCTTGCTATCATCCAGCAAGAAAAGCTTACTCCCCAGAAAAAAGCCCACTGGCTTGAAAAAATGGATCACGCATTACAAAGAATTGAGGAGATTGTCGCATCGATTCGCATGTTTTCCAACAACCACAACGATCAAAAAATTCTTCCTATTGATCTGCACCATGTATTCAGTGAGGTGTTTTCTGAGGTTCAAGATCGAGCCTGTCGCCTTGAGATTCAAATCGAAGCCCATCCCAGCTCGCGACCCATAGTTTGCAACCATTTCCACCTGTCAGCAATCCTCAAGACATGTATCGAGAATTCCCTTGATGCGATCGAAAAGCATGGACCATCTCGCAATGGCAAGGTTAAAGTGATTCAGTACGAAGGGATGGATAGCAGACAACTGCATATAGTTGACAATGCGAGCCTACCACCTGACACCACCCTAGATCATGTGTTTGACCCCTTCTATACCACCAAAGACATCGGCAAGGGGATGGGCTTGAATCTCACCCTAGTTCATTCGATTATCGCTCTTTATGGCTGGAGTATCGAAGCCAACCGTGACAAAGAAGTTACCACCTTCACCATATCGATGACAGAGAAAGATGCATCAGAAATGATTCCACTGGCTGGCTAG
- the tsaE gene encoding tRNA (adenosine(37)-N6)-threonylcarbamoyltransferase complex ATPase subunit type 1 TsaE, which produces MGFEKLVVGENSLYELLLKLDEALPENFVLWLKGEMGAGKTTLVRHYLRGKGLSDETPVVSPTYTIMNEYQIGDRWYAHLDLYRAEDSFSLDEIGVKDRDYRGIFLEWPDTPGDDETIAPSHILHISYEEDGQSRGYRLETV; this is translated from the coding sequence ATGGGCTTCGAAAAGCTGGTTGTCGGGGAGAACTCTCTTTATGAGCTTCTCCTGAAGCTGGATGAGGCTTTGCCTGAAAACTTTGTGCTTTGGTTAAAAGGGGAAATGGGGGCTGGAAAGACCACTCTCGTTCGCCACTACCTGCGCGGCAAGGGCCTTTCCGATGAAACTCCAGTAGTATCACCGACGTATACGATTATGAATGAGTATCAAATTGGCGATCGATGGTACGCGCACCTCGATTTATATCGGGCAGAAGATAGCTTCAGTCTCGATGAAATTGGAGTTAAAGATAGGGACTATCGGGGAATATTTCTTGAGTGGCCTGATACGCCAGGCGATGATGAAACCATTGCTCCAAGCCACATACTGCACATTAGCTACGAAGAGGATGGGCAGTCGCGAGGCTATCGCTTAGAAACAGTATAG
- a CDS encoding pyridoxine 5'-phosphate synthase, with the protein MIRLGVNLDHVATVRNARGEAYPNPVQAALLAELGGADNITCHLREDRRHIKDRDVELLKEQINVPLNFEMAITDEMVAIAKRVKPHAVTLVPEKRQELTTEGGLDPNHYQNLQKVISDLKEHDMLVSLFVEADERVIEQTKQLGADAIEIHTGNFCHEMDAARSSQRQWELVKPLMESAKQAHEMGLQVHFGHGLHYSNAHWMQAIPFCEEANIGHAIISRAIYVGLESAVREMKSLLNDSRFAPRLKGLD; encoded by the coding sequence TTGATTAGATTGGGAGTGAATCTTGATCATGTGGCAACCGTTCGGAACGCCCGTGGTGAAGCCTATCCAAACCCTGTTCAGGCCGCACTTCTCGCGGAGCTCGGGGGAGCTGATAATATAACCTGTCATCTACGTGAAGACCGGCGTCACATCAAGGATCGAGATGTCGAGTTGCTGAAGGAGCAGATTAACGTTCCACTCAACTTTGAGATGGCCATTACAGATGAGATGGTCGCGATCGCAAAAAGAGTAAAACCCCATGCCGTAACTTTAGTCCCTGAAAAACGCCAGGAACTAACCACTGAGGGTGGGCTTGATCCGAATCACTACCAGAACTTGCAGAAGGTCATCTCTGATCTCAAAGAGCATGATATGCTTGTCTCTTTATTTGTTGAGGCGGATGAGCGGGTCATCGAGCAAACAAAGCAACTTGGTGCCGACGCAATCGAAATCCATACTGGTAACTTCTGTCATGAGATGGATGCAGCCCGTTCTAGCCAGCGACAATGGGAATTGGTAAAGCCGCTGATGGAATCTGCAAAACAAGCTCATGAGATGGGCTTGCAAGTTCATTTTGGGCATGGATTGCATTACAGTAATGCCCACTGGATGCAGGCGATTCCCTTTTGCGAGGAAGCCAACATTGGCCACGCGATTATCTCCCGTGCGATCTATGTGGGCTTGGAATCAGCAGTTCGCGAGATGAAGTCACTGTTAAACGACAGCCGTTTTGCGCCTAGACTTAAGGGGCTGGACTGA
- the glmM gene encoding phosphoglucosamine mutase: protein MGKYFGTDGIRGKANVHPMSPDFVLRLGQAIGIHFRKAYPKPKILIGKDTRRSGYMLEQALSSGICSVGVDVGFLGPLPTPGIAYLTRGMRACAGIVISASHNPFHDNGIKIFSDNGFKLPDEIEDKLESLLELDPILDSFPVDMQIGNAKRIDDAVGQYAVFLKEQFPKHLTLEGMRIVLDCANGAAYKVAPKVFEELGAELFVVGDKPDGRNINDQCGALHPQKVKDLVKLYKADIGLAFDGDADRLIVVDDTAEIIDGDQIMAICASYMKKAGRLRKSTVVATVMSNMGLDIAMKSIGVKLLRTKVGDRYVVDEMRRGGYNLGGEQSGHMVFSDSSTTGDGILAALHLLEIVQETKSPLSEHKKCMEVLPQVLKNVKVSKKVPLEELPKVKESIAVCETKLGTKGRVLFRYSGTENLARIMLEGEDSHELELMAREIADSLQNSTN from the coding sequence GTGGGTAAGTACTTTGGCACGGATGGCATACGAGGAAAAGCAAACGTTCATCCTATGTCTCCTGATTTTGTATTGAGGCTCGGTCAAGCCATTGGAATTCACTTTCGCAAGGCTTACCCCAAACCAAAGATCCTTATTGGCAAGGACACCCGACGTAGTGGATACATGCTGGAGCAAGCTCTAAGTTCTGGTATTTGCAGCGTTGGAGTTGATGTCGGCTTCTTAGGCCCATTGCCAACCCCAGGGATTGCCTATTTGACGCGAGGAATGAGGGCATGTGCCGGCATTGTGATCTCTGCGTCCCACAATCCCTTTCATGATAATGGGATTAAGATTTTCAGTGACAATGGCTTTAAGTTGCCGGATGAAATTGAGGACAAGCTGGAGTCGTTGCTGGAGCTTGATCCGATATTGGATAGCTTCCCAGTTGATATGCAGATTGGCAATGCCAAGCGTATTGACGATGCGGTAGGCCAGTACGCGGTTTTCCTAAAGGAGCAGTTTCCAAAACACCTAACCCTCGAAGGGATGAGGATTGTCTTAGATTGTGCCAATGGTGCCGCATACAAGGTGGCACCGAAGGTTTTCGAAGAATTAGGGGCGGAACTATTCGTTGTGGGCGACAAGCCTGATGGTCGCAATATCAATGATCAGTGTGGGGCATTACACCCTCAAAAGGTGAAGGACTTAGTTAAACTGTACAAGGCAGATATTGGCCTCGCTTTTGATGGTGATGCCGATCGCTTGATTGTCGTTGATGATACAGCGGAAATCATTGATGGCGACCAGATCATGGCGATCTGTGCCAGCTACATGAAGAAAGCTGGACGGCTTAGAAAGTCGACAGTGGTTGCTACGGTTATGAGTAACATGGGCCTTGATATCGCAATGAAAAGTATTGGGGTGAAATTGCTCCGTACCAAAGTAGGCGATCGCTACGTTGTCGACGAAATGCGTCGCGGTGGATACAACCTCGGCGGCGAGCAATCGGGGCATATGGTTTTTTCAGATAGCAGCACCACCGGAGATGGAATCTTGGCAGCTCTTCATTTGCTAGAGATTGTGCAGGAGACTAAATCGCCTTTATCAGAGCACAAAAAGTGCATGGAAGTTTTACCGCAGGTTCTAAAGAACGTGAAGGTTAGCAAGAAGGTGCCTTTGGAAGAATTGCCGAAGGTAAAGGAATCAATTGCAGTGTGTGAGACAAAACTTGGAACGAAGGGGCGGGTCCTGTTTCGATATTCAGGAACTGAAAATCTAGCTCGTATCATGCTAGAAGGCGAAGATAGCCACGAGTTGGAACTGATGGCCCGCGAAATTGCAGATAGTTTACAGAATAGTACGAATTAG
- a CDS encoding YbbR-like domain-containing protein produces the protein MSKLLQLLVRNFWFKLLSLFLALLVWGIIQGELVHEESKEIRVNLQLPPGYTIRGDVTRTKAAMVRGPKVWMIDVPKILVADVAVPSGKQGRIRLRLDKGKVKGWNERLSLVIHDPYIEIFVDRQIERTVRIKEILQGTPAEGYIIEKITLDPQIVSLKGVREDLLKVRQVVTEPIDISEIKENRTIEAKLISPGRGINALSAEKVKVFLQVGDSKINKRFGNIPVEIVGSEFLTKVKPSFVSIMVQGTPDILNFIKRSDFKAFIEAQGLRPGRYEQDIKVQIPSDTVLIEAFPEKGIVSILKKKKSD, from the coding sequence TGAGTTGGTCCACGAAGAGAGTAAGGAGATTCGAGTGAATCTTCAGCTGCCTCCTGGCTATACGATTCGTGGAGATGTCACCCGAACAAAGGCAGCTATGGTTCGAGGGCCAAAAGTTTGGATGATCGATGTGCCCAAAATTCTTGTGGCCGACGTTGCGGTTCCATCTGGCAAGCAGGGACGGATTCGCCTTCGCCTCGATAAAGGCAAGGTTAAGGGCTGGAACGAACGCTTGAGCCTTGTGATTCATGACCCTTACATCGAGATTTTCGTTGATCGGCAAATTGAGCGAACTGTGCGTATTAAAGAGATTCTCCAAGGGACACCTGCTGAGGGCTATATCATCGAAAAGATTACTCTAGACCCGCAGATTGTATCGTTGAAAGGGGTTCGAGAGGATCTACTGAAGGTGAGGCAGGTCGTTACCGAGCCCATCGATATTAGCGAAATCAAAGAGAATCGAACGATCGAAGCAAAGCTGATTTCTCCTGGTAGAGGGATCAATGCTTTATCCGCGGAAAAAGTAAAAGTCTTCCTTCAGGTCGGAGATAGTAAGATCAACAAGCGCTTTGGAAATATACCAGTGGAAATCGTTGGAAGCGAGTTCTTGACGAAAGTAAAACCTTCTTTTGTTTCCATTATGGTCCAGGGGACGCCAGACATATTGAATTTTATCAAGCGGTCGGACTTCAAAGCCTTTATTGAAGCCCAAGGTCTGCGTCCAGGTCGCTATGAACAGGATATCAAGGTTCAAATCCCATCTGATACCGTGCTAATCGAAGCTTTTCCTGAGAAGGGGATTGTTTCGATACTTAAGAAGAAGAAGTCAGATTAG